The following coding sequences lie in one Oceanivirga salmonicida genomic window:
- a CDS encoding MFS transporter produces the protein MNKLSKRTYMIYGLGVSYFMLDRVFVQWINFFYLPSKESGLNPLLTPYLLTLGYVIIRFIDAIADPVVGYLSDNSKSRFGKRSFFMILGGLPLAISTVLFFYPPTTSLNATFTHFVLVGTVFFISYTLVGGPYNSLVADLSKTKEERINLSTVQSVFRLIFSALPMVLSGLLIAKFSPLGTEYSVEGFQKMVIPFAIVAVIGIYVCALFLKEKELTKQNEKEEKISFRKTIKYLYRKDVILYFLGLFCFFTGFNVIQTSLSYYVSSILDEGTKVTSFLSTLLFIASAIFFPITNILTKKFGFKKIMILNLIMIITGVIGMMTLSNSMWLVNTSVFVIGAGISGAGFIFPPAMLSEIANDIVKESKLSVEGLLFGIQGFFLKLAFMTKAIITIYASIYNAVPDAQGKVNTTKEGTILALTLAIVLFVLSIVFYSLKKEKN, from the coding sequence ATGAATAAATTAAGTAAAAGAACATATATGATATATGGTTTAGGAGTATCATATTTTATGTTAGATAGAGTATTCGTTCAATGGATAAATTTTTTCTATTTACCATCAAAAGAATCTGGATTAAATCCACTTTTAACACCATATTTATTAACGTTAGGTTATGTTATAATTAGATTTATTGATGCAATAGCAGATCCTGTTGTAGGGTATTTATCAGATAATAGTAAATCAAGATTTGGGAAAAGGTCATTTTTCATGATTTTAGGTGGTCTACCACTTGCCATATCAACAGTACTATTCTTTTATCCCCCTACAACTAGTTTAAATGCTACATTTACACATTTTGTATTAGTGGGAACAGTTTTCTTTATTTCTTATACATTAGTAGGTGGACCATATAATTCATTGGTTGCAGATTTATCTAAAACTAAGGAAGAAAGAATAAATTTATCAACAGTACAGTCAGTATTTAGATTAATCTTTTCAGCATTACCTATGGTATTATCAGGGCTTTTAATAGCAAAATTTTCACCATTGGGTACAGAATATTCTGTTGAGGGATTTCAAAAAATGGTAATACCTTTTGCTATAGTTGCAGTAATAGGTATATATGTATGTGCTTTATTTTTAAAAGAAAAAGAGTTAACTAAACAAAATGAAAAAGAGGAAAAAATAAGTTTTAGAAAAACTATTAAATATTTATATAGAAAAGATGTTATTTTATACTTCTTAGGGTTATTTTGTTTCTTTACAGGATTTAATGTTATACAAACTTCACTTAGTTATTATGTAAGTTCAATATTAGATGAAGGTACAAAAGTAACAAGTTTTTTATCTACATTACTATTTATAGCATCAGCTATATTTTTCCCTATAACTAATATATTAACTAAAAAATTTGGATTTAAGAAAATAATGATTTTAAATTTAATTATGATAATAACAGGTGTTATTGGAATGATGACTTTATCAAATTCAATGTGGTTAGTAAATACTTCGGTATTTGTGATAGGAGCAGGAATTAGTGGTGCAGGATTTATATTCCCACCAGCAATGTTATCTGAGATAGCAAATGACATAGTAAAAGAAAGTAAATTATCAGTTGAAGGTTTACTATTTGGAATACAAGGATTTTTCTTAAAATTAGCATTTATGACAAAGGCTATAATTACTATATATGCTTCTATTTATAATGCAGTCCCAGATGCCCAAGGAAAAGTTAATACCACAAAAGAAGGAACTATACTTGCACTTACATTAGCAATAGTGTTATTTGTTTTATCTATTGTATTTTATTCACTAAAAAAAGAAAAAAATTAA